From one Deltaproteobacteria bacterium genomic stretch:
- a CDS encoding DNA-directed RNA polymerase subunit omega, with translation MARITVEDCLQKIPNRFQLIVIAARRAKELLKGARPLVSSDNKEVVTSLREIAAGKVWMEESKELKEIK, from the coding sequence GTGGCACGAATTACTGTTGAAGATTGTCTGCAAAAGATCCCCAACCGCTTTCAATTGATCGTCATTGCTGCACGCCGAGCAAAAGAATTGCTCAAAGGCGCACGTCCACTTGTCAGCTCGGATAATAAAGAAGTAGTGACTTCCCTCCGTGAAATCGCTGCTGGCAAAGTTTGGATGGAAGAGTCGAAAGAGCTTAAAGAGATTAAGTAG
- the dnaJ gene encoding molecular chaperone DnaJ → MAKKDLYAVLGVSRTASTDEIKKAYRQLARKYHPDVNQGNKQAEERFKEVSLAHDVLSDESKRKLYDEFGEEGLQPGFNAEQMRAHKQWQQSARRSASRPRGSRSSSSSSPGFEDIFGDLFGNLGGFGRGGGKTQPGVTPAQDLEYVLDLGLLDAIRGTNTTISLQRPSPCPTCHGTGGRAGRPSAACSECGGQGQVRVGAGPMAFFRTCARCGGSGRLSPGGCSNCGGSGRITSPEKLTVKIPAGVDEGTRIRLAGKGAASSSGGPAGDLYLEIRIQPHPTLTRKGLDLYLDVPVTIGEAVHGASITVPTPHGDVKLKIPAGSQSGQTLRLKGKGITDSKTSTSGDLYVKLMVQVPQEASDRLRQAVDQLERCYTDSPRKDLHL, encoded by the coding sequence GTGGCCAAAAAAGATTTATACGCTGTCTTAGGAGTAAGTCGGACTGCCTCGACTGACGAGATTAAAAAAGCCTATCGTCAGCTCGCACGGAAGTATCATCCCGACGTCAATCAGGGGAACAAGCAAGCCGAAGAACGCTTTAAGGAAGTCTCGCTTGCCCATGACGTTCTCAGTGATGAATCCAAACGTAAACTCTACGACGAGTTTGGTGAGGAAGGTCTCCAACCCGGCTTTAATGCAGAGCAGATGCGGGCGCACAAGCAATGGCAGCAGAGTGCACGTCGGTCTGCCTCACGGCCACGTGGAAGCCGCTCCTCGTCAAGTTCCAGCCCTGGGTTTGAAGACATTTTTGGTGACCTTTTTGGCAACCTCGGGGGCTTTGGACGAGGAGGCGGCAAGACTCAGCCAGGTGTCACTCCTGCCCAAGACCTTGAATATGTTCTTGACCTCGGCCTCCTCGATGCCATCCGCGGAACCAACACAACGATTTCTCTTCAACGACCAAGTCCATGCCCAACGTGCCATGGCACCGGTGGGCGGGCTGGACGCCCAAGTGCTGCCTGCTCAGAGTGTGGCGGACAAGGCCAAGTCCGCGTTGGTGCTGGTCCAATGGCTTTTTTCCGCACCTGCGCACGGTGTGGAGGGTCTGGCAGGTTGAGCCCTGGAGGCTGCAGCAATTGCGGTGGCAGCGGGCGTATCACAAGCCCAGAGAAGCTGACAGTGAAGATTCCCGCCGGTGTCGACGAAGGCACCCGCATTCGTTTAGCCGGCAAAGGCGCTGCGTCGAGCAGTGGCGGCCCTGCGGGAGATTTGTATCTTGAAATTCGCATTCAGCCGCATCCGACATTGACTCGTAAAGGACTCGATTTGTACCTTGATGTACCAGTCACTATCGGTGAAGCGGTTCATGGTGCGAGTATTACCGTGCCAACCCCGCATGGCGATGTCAAACTCAAGATTCCTGCAGGTAGTCAAAGCGGACAGACGTTACGACTGAAAGGCAAAGGCATCACCGATAGCAAAACAAGTACAAGTGGTGACTTATACGTCAAACTCATGGTCCAGGTACCACAAGAGGCTAGTGATCGCCTCCGTCAAGCCGTCGATCAGCTTGAGCGCTGCTATACAGACAGTCCGCGAAAGGACTTGCATTTGTAA
- a CDS encoding sigma-70 family RNA polymerase sigma factor: protein MTMFEDHDHLRGLGEWGEMSHAYYRGLPCCVRIPYTGFVMPRARKKDKDKVLFPSSVETTASDTSDTVEAIEEEDEETETPLVEVEALAEDDIATQDDEKDSAETDTALVPYDPLQRYLAEIRRYPLLTPEEEHQLAIRYKEHGDVEAAYRLVTGNLRLVVMFARRYERAVHNLLDLIQEGSIGLMEAVRNFDPYRGVRFPSYAVWWVRAYIIRYLMNNWRMVKLGTTQAQRKLFFNLQREKERLEAEGFSPAPKLIAQNLGVKEEEVVEMEKRMAARDMSLDTPMDTEDGESTTLGDFIPAKQDNAEEAVATAEYRTLMSQKMREFARTLKGKEEVIFRTRLLAEEPVTLQEIGDQYGISRERIRQLESRLKKKLKDFLLREFKDAKDLDIGFVNE from the coding sequence TTGACGATGTTCGAGGATCACGATCATCTGAGAGGTCTTGGCGAATGGGGTGAAATGTCTCACGCTTACTACAGGGGCCTCCCCTGCTGCGTGCGCATCCCGTATACTGGCTTCGTTATGCCGCGTGCACGAAAAAAGGACAAAGACAAGGTTCTGTTCCCTTCTTCCGTTGAAACCACTGCATCCGACACGTCTGACACAGTGGAAGCGATCGAAGAAGAAGACGAGGAGACAGAAACCCCTCTCGTCGAAGTGGAAGCGCTTGCTGAGGACGATATTGCGACGCAAGACGATGAGAAGGACAGTGCGGAAACCGACACCGCACTTGTCCCCTATGATCCGCTGCAGCGCTACCTTGCCGAAATCCGTCGCTATCCACTGCTCACCCCAGAGGAAGAGCATCAACTGGCCATTCGATACAAAGAACACGGCGATGTCGAGGCCGCGTATCGCCTCGTGACTGGCAATTTGCGGCTGGTGGTGATGTTCGCCCGAAGATACGAACGAGCTGTCCACAATCTGCTCGATTTGATTCAGGAAGGCAGCATCGGCTTGATGGAAGCGGTGCGGAACTTTGACCCGTATCGTGGCGTGCGCTTTCCCTCGTATGCCGTGTGGTGGGTGCGAGCGTACATTATCCGCTACTTGATGAACAACTGGCGCATGGTGAAGCTTGGCACCACCCAAGCCCAACGGAAATTATTTTTCAATCTCCAACGGGAAAAAGAGCGACTCGAAGCAGAAGGATTCTCGCCCGCACCGAAACTGATTGCGCAGAATCTCGGCGTCAAAGAAGAGGAAGTGGTCGAGATGGAAAAGCGCATGGCGGCGCGTGACATGTCGCTTGATACGCCAATGGATACCGAAGACGGAGAAAGTACAACGCTCGGGGACTTCATTCCCGCGAAACAAGATAATGCAGAAGAAGCCGTTGCTACGGCTGAGTACCGCACCCTGATGAGCCAAAAAATGCGCGAGTTCGCTCGCACCCTCAAGGGTAAAGAAGAGGTTATCTTCCGGACGCGGCTGCTCGCGGAAGAGCCTGTCACTTTACAGGAGATCGGTGACCAATATGGCATCAGCCGTGAACGTATTCGGCAGCTGGAAAGCCGCTTGAAGAAAAAGCTCAAAGACTTCTTGTTACGCGAATTCAAAGACGCCAAGGATCTCGACATCGGCTTTGTCAACGAATAA
- a CDS encoding competence/damage-inducible protein A — MRELRAGIVVIGNEILSGKTVDSNSAFLARELRQLGVTLKRITVIPDELDIIEDTVRDFHRTLDLVFTSGGVGPTHDDITIEGVARALGRRVIIHPLLEAKIHEYLNGKTPNAAHLKMAEVPEGAELLSDERIRFPTIKAENIYILPGIPEILQQKFLALKERFAVDPYHLKVIYTNEIESVIAVHLNDTLREYPELLLGSYPKIGNSEYRVKLTLESKDKDYVERAFAHLMELLPTGCVVKIEG; from the coding sequence ATGCGTGAGCTCAGGGCCGGTATCGTAGTCATTGGTAATGAAATCCTCTCTGGCAAGACGGTCGATTCAAACTCGGCATTCCTCGCCCGTGAGCTACGTCAACTTGGGGTAACCCTCAAACGAATCACGGTAATCCCCGATGAATTGGACATCATCGAAGACACCGTTCGTGATTTCCACCGCACGCTTGATCTCGTCTTTACCTCTGGAGGAGTCGGCCCCACTCACGATGACATCACCATCGAAGGCGTCGCCCGAGCCCTTGGCCGTCGCGTGATTATCCACCCTCTCCTAGAAGCCAAGATTCACGAGTATCTCAACGGCAAAACGCCAAATGCAGCACATCTCAAGATGGCTGAAGTTCCAGAAGGGGCGGAGTTGCTATCAGACGAGCGTATCCGCTTCCCCACTATTAAAGCGGAGAATATCTACATTCTCCCCGGAATCCCCGAGATCCTGCAGCAGAAGTTTCTTGCGTTGAAAGAGCGCTTTGCTGTAGATCCATACCATCTCAAGGTCATCTATACGAACGAGATCGAAAGCGTCATCGCCGTACACCTCAATGACACGCTGCGGGAGTACCCCGAGTTACTCTTAGGGTCCTATCCCAAGATTGGTAATAGCGAATATCGTGTTAAACTAACCCTTGAGTCGAAAGATAAAGACTACGTCGAACGCGCATTCGCGCATTTGATGGAACTTTTGCCCACCGGCTGCGTGGTGAAAATAGAAGGTTGA
- a CDS encoding DUF2330 domain-containing protein, with product MQHDARLWQVMVLAGILLFGLHSLDFPLLLNVMVVTVMSGIFSEYLFCALCRSTRTPRPLSATISSLSVLLLFRSSAAWVYPVVIILAVASKYFIRWRGRHWLNPTNFAVLLGTVLLPGWLSSGQWGHLAILPLALGGLGILVLLRAGRLDSALTFLILSSVLECARILYYGYPHPVDIFVHRLNNGALWLFTFYMLTDPQTAPQARWGRILHASLVALVSFYFAQWWYWKDTPLWALLFLAPTVPFLDWLYATRNTQPVSCSSQPVTVQPISQEVSSMQKQFVRVTLLLFSLVLLWPSLGYSFCGFYVARADAKLYNSASQVVVVRDEDKTVITMVNNYKGDLKEFAMVIPVPTVLEKEMVRVIDPKVVEHLDAYSAPRLVEYFDPDPCMVAVMEKESRMIAQAPAATVGKMRDERAASLGVRIEAEYTVGEYDIVVLSAKESQGLETWLKQNDYNIPSGASQALAPYIRNDMKFFVAKVNLKEQGKSGFTSLRPLQFAFESPRFMLPIRLGMINADGPQDLLIYFLTKQYRVEVTNYRNPKLPSDQEVPPYIKQEFTKFYTDMFRTATIKENSQAVFTEYAWNMNWCDPCAADPLLQQELETLGVWWLGGSRERMAPGTMPWPGGGAVQAFVTRLHVRYDAQHFPEDLSFKITQDASNFQGRYILRHPWTGVASCPAGQEYLRQVAQRQEREAQTLASLTGWDLQQIRTRQPKLATVSEQGWKEQIKSLFKK from the coding sequence ATGCAACATGATGCACGCCTTTGGCAGGTGATGGTTTTGGCGGGAATTTTATTGTTTGGTCTTCACTCGCTCGATTTCCCGTTGTTGCTGAATGTGATGGTCGTGACGGTCATGAGCGGGATCTTTAGTGAGTATCTTTTCTGTGCGCTATGTCGGTCTACTCGTACCCCTCGACCTCTGAGCGCAACAATTAGTTCCCTCAGTGTCCTCTTGCTGTTTCGGTCGTCTGCAGCGTGGGTCTATCCTGTGGTGATTATCCTGGCCGTGGCGAGCAAATACTTTATCCGCTGGCGTGGACGGCATTGGCTGAACCCGACTAATTTTGCCGTACTCTTGGGAACTGTCCTCTTGCCAGGGTGGCTCTCGTCTGGGCAGTGGGGACATCTGGCGATCTTGCCGCTTGCCTTAGGAGGTCTTGGGATTCTTGTCTTGCTACGAGCCGGGCGGCTCGATAGTGCGCTTACCTTCCTCATTCTAAGTTCCGTGCTGGAATGTGCCCGCATTCTCTACTACGGCTATCCCCATCCGGTTGATATTTTCGTTCATCGTCTCAACAACGGTGCGCTGTGGTTGTTTACCTTTTACATGCTGACCGATCCGCAAACGGCGCCACAAGCACGATGGGGGCGGATATTGCACGCCAGTCTGGTCGCGCTGGTCAGCTTTTACTTTGCTCAATGGTGGTACTGGAAAGACACGCCATTGTGGGCGCTGTTGTTTCTCGCTCCCACCGTTCCATTCCTTGATTGGCTCTACGCAACCCGTAACACGCAGCCCGTGTCCTGCAGTAGTCAACCCGTAACCGTGCAACCCATTTCTCAGGAGGTTTCCAGTATGCAAAAGCAGTTTGTTCGTGTGACACTTCTATTGTTCAGTCTCGTGCTCTTGTGGCCGAGCCTTGGTTATAGCTTCTGTGGTTTTTATGTCGCCCGTGCTGACGCCAAGCTCTATAACTCAGCCTCACAGGTTGTCGTTGTCCGTGATGAAGACAAAACCGTGATCACGATGGTCAATAATTACAAAGGTGACCTCAAAGAGTTCGCGATGGTGATCCCCGTCCCTACTGTTCTGGAAAAGGAGATGGTGCGAGTAATCGATCCGAAAGTAGTCGAGCATCTCGATGCCTACTCCGCACCGCGGTTGGTCGAATACTTTGACCCTGATCCATGTATGGTTGCAGTAATGGAGAAGGAAAGTCGAATGATCGCGCAAGCACCTGCCGCTACCGTAGGAAAGATGCGCGACGAACGGGCGGCTTCGCTGGGGGTAAGAATTGAAGCTGAATATACAGTCGGTGAATATGACATCGTAGTGCTTTCTGCGAAGGAGTCGCAAGGACTAGAAACCTGGCTCAAGCAGAATGACTACAATATCCCGAGTGGTGCGTCGCAAGCGCTGGCTCCATACATCCGCAACGACATGAAGTTTTTCGTCGCCAAAGTGAACCTGAAAGAACAAGGAAAGTCGGGATTCACCTCTTTACGACCACTTCAGTTTGCCTTTGAATCGCCACGCTTCATGCTGCCGATCCGCTTGGGGATGATCAACGCCGATGGCCCACAAGACTTGCTCATTTACTTCCTCACCAAACAATATCGGGTCGAGGTCACCAACTATCGCAATCCGAAGCTACCAAGCGATCAAGAAGTCCCTCCATACATTAAGCAGGAATTTACTAAGTTCTACACCGACATGTTCCGTACCGCGACTATCAAGGAAAATTCACAGGCAGTGTTTACTGAATACGCCTGGAATATGAACTGGTGCGATCCGTGTGCTGCTGATCCGTTGTTGCAGCAAGAACTAGAAACCCTTGGAGTGTGGTGGCTTGGTGGCTCACGTGAGCGCATGGCGCCTGGAACGATGCCGTGGCCAGGTGGTGGAGCAGTACAAGCTTTCGTAACGCGACTGCACGTTCGCTACGACGCACAACACTTCCCGGAAGATTTATCCTTTAAAATTACCCAAGATGCCTCGAATTTTCAGGGACGATACATCTTGCGACATCCGTGGACAGGCGTTGCGAGTTGCCCGGCTGGACAGGAATACTTGCGACAAGTTGCCCAGCGACAAGAGCGTGAAGCGCAGACGTTAGCTTCGCTGACCGGCTGGGACCTGCAACAGATTCGCACCCGTCAACCGAAACTTGCGACTGTCTCTGAGCAAGGGTGGAAAGAGCAGATCAAATCGTTGTTTAAGAAGTAG
- a CDS encoding sigma-70 family RNA polymerase sigma factor, whose translation MLAMHAREENSRPTEDWSSVMEELLHGAPDAKSLAFAKLSRLISGFLVSLRAFDHREEWEDLRQIVLMKLVQSFGQGKLREPKAFVEYARIITRHEFYDFLRTTHGAEVSSDPPDLSTAEPLDETAALSLRTALHRLPEKQQQVVRAVYVEGRTYEEAAAVTAIPLGSLKRYLQQALTQLRKQLFAEH comes from the coding sequence TTGCTGGCAATGCACGCACGTGAGGAGAACAGTCGCCCAACGGAGGATTGGAGCAGTGTCATGGAGGAATTGCTCCACGGAGCGCCGGACGCTAAATCCCTTGCCTTCGCCAAGCTTAGCCGCCTTATTTCTGGGTTTCTGGTGAGCTTACGTGCGTTTGATCATCGTGAAGAGTGGGAAGACTTGCGCCAGATTGTCTTGATGAAATTGGTCCAGAGCTTCGGACAAGGAAAGCTGCGCGAACCCAAAGCCTTTGTCGAGTATGCACGGATCATCACGCGCCACGAATTTTATGACTTCTTGCGCACCACGCACGGAGCGGAGGTCAGCAGCGATCCTCCAGACCTCAGCACGGCTGAACCGCTTGATGAAACAGCAGCGTTATCGCTTCGCACGGCGTTACACCGTCTACCAGAAAAGCAACAGCAGGTTGTGCGAGCCGTATACGTCGAAGGACGAACCTATGAAGAAGCTGCGGCAGTAACGGCTATTCCGTTAGGGAGTTTGAAACGGTATCTGCAACAGGCATTGACCCAGTTACGAAAACAACTTTTTGCTGAACACTGA